Within Vicia villosa cultivar HV-30 ecotype Madison, WI linkage group LG1, Vvil1.0, whole genome shotgun sequence, the genomic segment ATCATCAACCTCACAGGATTGCTAACCTTGATCTTTATATCCTACAAAAAGTTCATAATCCAAACAACTTGACACGTAGACAAAGCACCTATAATGTACTCAACTTCACAAGTTGCTTCTTGGGACACCAAGAAATGAGACTTCCTAGATACTTGAAGAAATATCTAGAAGTACTTCTTCTGCCAAATCTATCTTCATACCATCAGAGCTTGAATAGTATATCAACTCTAAATCAGATATAACACCAAAAGGGAATAAAACTCCATACCTCAGAGTTCCCTTAATATACCTTAGTATCTTGATAGCAACTTGTAATGTGACCACTTTTGTTTGTTCATAAACCTACTCATTATTCCAACTGCATataaaatatcaggtctggtGTTACAAAGATATCTCAATGAGCCAACCAACTATTTACAAATTATAGCATATACATCACCAACCTTAACATCATAATCTAACTTGGGATTTATTTCAAGTTCATACTTTAGTTGATGCAAAATTATACCCTTCTCGGAGTAAAAATTCTCCATGCATAGAAAGTATATCATGTTTCCTAGATCattcatctcaaactcattcattgACGCCTTCTTGAACTTGACTATCTCATCTGAACAACTCATTgttagcaatatgtcatcaacatagacacaCCAAAATCATATTTCTTTCAGAGGTATGTTAAACATAAACCTCATACTTCATCTCACATTTTCTCAATCCttgaagcttgaaaaatgaatcaatttttagATTTTAAGCTCTAGGAGCTCGTTTTAGTccatacaaggctttatgcaacctatacaccatcccttcctgattctttttcagAAATCCAGGAGGTTATGACACATAAACTTCCTTTAGTAAAGGACCATCCTGAAATGAAGATTTCAGATCTAAATGCATTGGAGGCCAATTCCTATTTGTAGCTATAGAAATCACCAATATGGTTTTTTTCAtatctagctacaggagcaaacacttCAAAGTAGTCGAAACCATATTACTATAAAAATCCTCTAGCTACTAACCTTGCTTTGTGTTTTCCAATTGATCCATCTGGCTTAGTTTCAATTTGTAAACCCATCTGACCCTGATGCTTTCTTGTTATTTGGAAGCTCATCAACTTCCAAGTCATGTTTCTTTATATAGCATCAAGTAATTCTTTCATAGCCTTCAGCCATACTTTTTCTTGTAAGCTTTTTCAGTACTAACTAGTTCATAGTCTACTAACATGGAACATTGTTTGGATTCTCCTTTACAGTCTATCTCAgtatcttgcaacatgtcaaaccCTATAAATATTCTTGGTATTTGTTTAATTCTTTGTGACCTCTGAAGTTTTTCAAGTTCTTCTTCAGATCCTAGAACAGTATCAAGTGTTGGACTACCTTCAGAAGTTCCAGCTTCAGAGGTATGACCACCATCAGAGGTTGGATtactgtaaactcggtttttttgaggcgaactgactccttgctctctttttttttattttatatttttgcaagagtcgtcaccgacttttattttatccaacatttaggaaaggcataaaagaacaggaaagaccttttgacatattttgggttcggggggttggttatacaaagggaaggttttaagcaccctttgtattcatggttatccatgggctcttaattgcttagctcacttttttaaatgctttattgatttgaaaatagaagaagtgaagatggacaataagtcacataggtctctgaagagtttcaccgggaataatgcccttcaaataccagatgaaagttttgaaaatagatgacaagttttgaaaatacgttgtttgaaaatgaaagtgtttgagcaagcaattaggagttatctactctcaatttataagatctttcctatgcatttaatacttttcttaaatgatggtatgattaaaaaaaagtaataagagggaaaaccatagaggtgcaagtgtgcaaagtgtttttttttttaagttttatcttgattattaatgttttagctcaaaggtaaaaatatggtcctagtggacaaaaggaagatgacggaaacataaacaatgcgtccaaatggacaaagaaaaaatagcggaagcataaataatatgtccaaatggacaaagagaaaatagcggaaacataaataatatgtccaaatggacaaagaaaaaatagcggaaacataaataatatgtccaaatggacaaagaaaaaatagcagaaatataaataatatgtccaaatggacaaagaaaaaatagcagaaatataaataatatgtccgaatggacaaagaaaaaatagcagaaatataaataatatgtccgaatggaagaaaaaatagcagaaatataaataatatgtccaaatggacaaagaaaaaatagcagaaatataaataatatgtccaaatggacaaagagaaaataacataaacacaaatatgatgaatgataaaataaagtataaagcaagaaatataaagaacaatataataaaatgcggaatttaaagttaattgttagtatgttagcacgtgaatcatcttgaagctagtcaagtatattcacgatgttagtgaagatcgatggtgagtgaatgatgatctcggatttaaagttaatgaaaatttatcagaagcttgatagaatcatagcgactacacgataaatttccgaaagtcttaaatcaactgcatacaatctctgccatatttgatcttttattctgattcgggacaaaggaaaaagataagaaataatatcaaataatatacaaaaataaatataaaacaaattaaatttaactcattctttttgtgattttttttttggaattgattttaagttaattagcaagctaattaaacaaataattatacaaatgattaaaattaacaagaaaaataaatctagttatgtataaaattagtatatgatatataaacctaatttaacaaaataaaatattttttttcgaattttttgattggttagaaataattaaaaaaaaaagcaaatatatacataattactaattaattaagcaaaataaattaactatgaataaaaataaaatatttttatgtcaaatattagattataaaaatataaacctaaatctaaaaggaaaatatttttggagttttttgattggttgaaaataattaaaaaaaagcaatatttacataattactaattaattaagcaaaataaattaattatgaaaagaaataaaatatttttatgttaaaaattaaataaacattttatcaacttaaaactaaaattaaaatatttttttgagaaattgaaaatatgcataaatatggagtttttaattcatgaactcctaacactactacatattaaaaattacactgtacttactctatgatgtcccaagagtggaatagagtgattgaaattgattga encodes:
- the LOC131618199 gene encoding uncharacterized protein LOC131618199; the encoded protein is MSCSDEIVKFKKASMNEFEMNDLGNMIYFLCMENFYSEKGIILHQLKYELEINPKLDYDVKVYEQTKVVTLQVAIKILRYIKGTLRYGVLFPFGVISDLELIYYSSSDGMKIDLAEEDIKIKVSNPVRLMIDKKSAISLAKNPMLHGTSNHIDTKFHFMHNQVQNGVLEVVHFNTQK